One Streptomyces sp. NBC_00554 DNA segment encodes these proteins:
- a CDS encoding PQQ-binding-like beta-propeller repeat protein, giving the protein MVDQLTQHDPRRIGPFEVLGRLGAGGMGLVYLARSASGRRVAIKTVRTELAEDQLFRVRFSREVEAARAVSGFYTAAVVDADARAAVPWLATAYVPAPSLEEIVNECGPMPAQAVRWLAAGVAEALQSIHGAGLVHRDLKPSNVLVVEDGPRVIDFGIASGVSNTRLTMTNVAVGTPAYMSPEQAKDSRSVTGASDVFSLGSMLVFAATGHAPFHGANPVETVFMLLREGPDLEGLPAELRPLIESCMQMEATGRPNPADLQAQLAPHLFGSGSDDSGTASAWLPERAVSLIEARRGGRPPAKPSPSGGRSGGRGAVPPPPSHAPVPVGAPDTGPVRLAGAQVPIGPGPRVADARAAAVKAPPPEAGLAASWSRPRTGVNGADPAPVAAPPAPDSPAGWRPWRFRMSNDVWGTPAVADDLVYVTSFEVHALDVATGRRRFKTRDVAWSMSVADGRIHASDGPTLFALNAREGGDLWRLSTDAWVYSLKADRGTVVTGTRGGGVQAWEAANGHKLWEISGAQTDFESPEAGPAVHDGTVYVWQDARLRALEARTGEERWSYPIGDAASCGGVPVRIASAPDGYVYVSAGTRVLAIDVANGHVRWHFEAPAVFLCPPAFAPGPAVTGGGVYLADYLGTVYALDATDGRDRWRIATESRASIEPVLVAAGHVHVGSGKGLYTLDAVTGTPKWRFQAGGDLVGAPAVAEGRIHFGSTDHLLYTLKADDGRLRWKLATGGEITGAPVVKDGVVYACSKDRCVYALDAEKGTGTARTV; this is encoded by the coding sequence GTGGTGGATCAGCTGACGCAGCACGATCCGCGTCGGATCGGGCCGTTCGAGGTGCTGGGGCGGCTGGGTGCCGGCGGCATGGGGCTGGTCTATCTCGCGCGCTCGGCTTCCGGCCGGCGCGTGGCGATCAAGACGGTCAGGACGGAGCTCGCCGAGGACCAGCTGTTCCGGGTGCGCTTCTCGCGTGAGGTCGAGGCGGCCCGGGCCGTCTCCGGCTTCTACACGGCGGCCGTGGTCGACGCCGACGCGCGCGCGGCCGTGCCGTGGCTGGCCACCGCGTACGTGCCCGCGCCCTCACTGGAAGAAATAGTGAATGAGTGCGGGCCGATGCCGGCCCAGGCGGTGCGCTGGCTCGCGGCGGGCGTGGCGGAGGCGCTGCAGTCCATCCACGGCGCGGGGCTCGTCCACCGCGACCTGAAGCCCTCGAACGTCCTCGTCGTCGAGGACGGACCGCGAGTGATCGACTTCGGTATCGCGTCCGGCGTCTCGAACACCCGTCTGACCATGACGAACGTCGCCGTCGGTACGCCCGCGTACATGTCGCCCGAGCAGGCCAAGGACTCGCGCAGCGTGACCGGCGCGAGCGACGTCTTCTCGCTCGGTTCGATGCTCGTCTTCGCCGCCACCGGCCACGCCCCCTTCCACGGCGCGAACCCCGTCGAGACGGTCTTCATGCTGCTCAGGGAGGGCCCGGACCTCGAAGGTCTGCCCGCCGAACTGCGCCCCCTCATCGAGTCCTGTATGCAGATGGAGGCAACCGGCCGCCCCAACCCCGCCGACCTCCAGGCCCAGCTGGCACCGCACCTCTTCGGCTCCGGATCCGACGACAGCGGTACGGCGTCGGCGTGGCTGCCCGAGCGCGCGGTGAGCCTGATCGAGGCGCGCCGCGGAGGCAGGCCGCCCGCGAAGCCGTCGCCGTCCGGCGGCCGCAGCGGGGGGCGCGGAGCCGTCCCGCCCCCGCCCTCGCACGCCCCCGTGCCCGTCGGGGCGCCCGACACGGGCCCCGTGCGCCTCGCGGGCGCCCAGGTGCCCATCGGCCCAGGTCCACGCGTCGCCGACGCCCGCGCCGCCGCCGTCAAGGCACCCCCTCCGGAGGCGGGCCTCGCCGCGTCCTGGTCCCGGCCGCGCACCGGCGTGAACGGCGCGGACCCCGCGCCCGTCGCCGCGCCCCCCGCGCCGGACTCCCCGGCCGGCTGGCGGCCGTGGCGCTTCCGTATGTCGAACGACGTATGGGGTACGCCCGCGGTCGCCGACGACCTCGTCTACGTCACCTCCTTCGAGGTGCACGCCCTCGACGTCGCGACCGGCCGGCGCCGTTTCAAGACGCGTGACGTGGCCTGGTCCATGTCGGTGGCGGACGGCCGGATCCACGCCTCCGACGGCCCCACCCTCTTCGCCCTGAACGCCCGCGAGGGCGGTGACCTGTGGCGTCTGTCGACCGACGCCTGGGTGTACTCCCTCAAGGCCGACCGGGGCACCGTCGTCACCGGCACGCGCGGCGGCGGCGTACAGGCCTGGGAGGCCGCCAACGGCCACAAGCTGTGGGAGATCTCCGGCGCCCAGACCGACTTCGAGTCCCCGGAGGCCGGGCCCGCCGTCCACGACGGCACCGTGTACGTCTGGCAGGACGCCCGGCTGCGTGCCCTGGAGGCCCGTACCGGCGAGGAGCGCTGGTCCTATCCGATCGGTGACGCGGCTTCCTGCGGGGGTGTGCCGGTGCGGATCGCGTCGGCGCCCGACGGATACGTGTACGTCTCCGCGGGCACCCGGGTCCTCGCCATCGACGTGGCGAACGGGCACGTCCGCTGGCACTTCGAGGCCCCCGCGGTCTTCCTCTGCCCGCCCGCCTTCGCGCCCGGCCCCGCCGTCACCGGCGGTGGCGTCTACCTCGCCGACTACCTCGGCACCGTGTACGCCCTCGACGCCACCGACGGTCGCGACCGCTGGCGCATCGCGACCGAGTCCCGTGCCTCCATCGAGCCGGTCCTCGTCGCCGCCGGTCACGTCCACGTCGGCAGCGGCAAGGGTCTCTACACCCTCGACGCCGTCACCGGCACCCCCAAGTGGCGCTTCCAGGCGGGCGGCGACCTCGTGGGCGCCCCGGCCGTCGCCGAGGGGCGCATCCACTTCGGCTCCACCGACCATCTGCTGTACACGCTGAAGGCGGACGACGGGCGTCTGCGGTGGAAGCTGGCCACCGGCGGTGAGATCACCGGGGCTCCGGTGGTCAAGGACGGCGTCGTGTACGCGTGCAGCAAGGACCGGTGCGTGTACGCGCTGGACGCGGAGAAGGGGACGGGCACGGCCCGGACGGTGTAG
- a CDS encoding enoyl-CoA hydratase/isomerase family protein has protein sequence MSGGGGGLRVSIDKDSGVAVLTLDRPEKLNAIDLGMAAELASAWREFRFDDSVRALVITGAGERAFSTGIDRGADVPQPNSPYMVDDPLVAIGPKANDLWKPVIAAVNGMACGGAFYLLGESEFVVADETATFFDPHTTYGMVSAYESIYMAQRMPFGEVARMALMGTAERVSARRAYEVGLVSELAVSGGALAAAVECAAVIASYPTEAVQGTVRALWSATEVARAQALAHAPYLVSLGNLPSEHQADLFTARRSAFRTR, from the coding sequence ATGAGCGGCGGCGGCGGCGGTCTGCGCGTCAGCATCGACAAGGACTCCGGGGTCGCCGTCCTCACCCTCGACCGGCCGGAGAAGCTCAACGCGATCGATCTCGGCATGGCGGCGGAACTCGCCTCGGCGTGGCGGGAGTTCCGGTTCGACGACTCGGTACGAGCGCTGGTCATCACCGGGGCCGGCGAGCGGGCCTTCTCCACGGGGATCGACCGGGGGGCCGACGTTCCGCAACCCAACTCCCCCTACATGGTGGACGATCCGCTCGTCGCCATCGGGCCGAAGGCGAACGACCTGTGGAAGCCGGTCATCGCCGCCGTGAACGGGATGGCCTGCGGGGGTGCCTTCTATCTGCTGGGGGAGTCCGAGTTCGTCGTCGCGGACGAGACGGCCACCTTCTTCGATCCGCACACCACGTACGGCATGGTCAGCGCGTACGAGTCCATCTACATGGCGCAGCGGATGCCGTTCGGGGAGGTGGCGCGGATGGCGTTGATGGGGACCGCCGAGCGGGTTTCCGCGCGGCGGGCGTACGAGGTGGGGCTGGTGTCGGAACTCGCCGTGTCCGGTGGGGCGTTGGCGGCGGCCGTGGAGTGTGCCGCGGTCATCGCCTCGTATCCGACCGAGGCCGTCCAGGGCACCGTCCGCGCCCTGTGGTCCGCAACGGAGGTGGCCCGTGCCCAGGCCCTCGCCCACGCCCCGTACCTCGTCTCCCTCGGCAACCTCCCGAGCGAACACCAGGCGGACCTGTTCACCGCCCGCCGCTCGGCCTTCAGGACCCGCTGA
- a CDS encoding Zn-ribbon domain-containing OB-fold protein, whose translation MSDDETTLLSPVPDDDGAPFWQYAAQGELRIQACADCGELRFPPRPCCPHCHSFASEWRKMSGRGRVWSYVVPHPPLLPAYAAQAPYNAIVVELAEAPRIRLVGNLVSGPGAPLNSVAVERIRIGARVQAVFTEVTDLAGVSVPRWVLERS comes from the coding sequence ATGAGCGACGACGAGACCACCCTCCTCTCCCCCGTCCCCGACGACGACGGCGCCCCCTTCTGGCAGTACGCCGCCCAGGGCGAACTCCGGATCCAGGCCTGCGCCGACTGCGGCGAACTCCGCTTCCCGCCCCGCCCCTGCTGTCCGCACTGCCACTCCTTCGCGAGCGAGTGGCGGAAGATGAGCGGGAGGGGGCGGGTCTGGTCCTACGTCGTCCCGCATCCGCCGCTTCTTCCCGCCTACGCCGCGCAGGCCCCGTACAACGCGATCGTGGTGGAGCTCGCGGAGGCGCCCCGGATACGGCTCGTGGGAAATCTGGTGAGCGGGCCCGGCGCGCCGCTCAACTCCGTCGCGGTGGAACGGATTCGGATCGGCGCGCGGGTGCAGGCCGTGTTCACCGAGGTCACCGACCTCGCCGGGGTGTCCGTGCCCCGCTGGGTCCTGGAGCGGTCATGA